The following are from one region of the Apostichopus japonicus isolate 1M-3 chromosome 17, ASM3797524v1, whole genome shotgun sequence genome:
- the LOC139984511 gene encoding uncharacterized protein: MTEFSVKVEHVNDTTVITVSPGLSSGHIAHSHHQGHQQDVTKKEKESGEPVDSYSCHVLFRLEDKANDGENSFGDSKQNYCDQMFAQAASLKSHERTYKGGNPYQCNFCEKMFAESRQLKIHESTHTAEKPYHCSYCEKMFAQSSSLREHERTHTGEKPYQCSYCGKMFSSCGHLRTHERTHTGEKPYQCSYCGKTFSQTGCLQIHERRHTGEKPYQCNYCKKTFVGSGQMRRHERTHTGEKPYQCNYCDKKFVGSGETRRHERTHTGEKPYQCSYCKKLFAESGQVRTHESTHTGEKPFQCNYCDKKFALVARVKSHEKTHTGEKSYQCSYCKKLFAQSQALKRHERTHSREASSV, translated from the coding sequence TATCGCCGGGACTGTCCTCTGGACACATTGCTCACTCACATCACCAAGGACATCAACAGGAtgttacaaagaaagaaaaggagtcTGGGGAACCAGTTGATAGCTACTCATGTCATGTTTTATTCAGACTGGAGGATAAGGCCAATGATGGAGAAAACTCCTTTGGTGATTCCAAACAAAACTACTGTGACCAAATGTTtgctcaagctgctagtttgAAGAGCCATGAAAGAACATATAAAGGAGGGAATCCGTATCAGTGCAACTTCTGtgagaaaatgtttgctgaatCTAGACAATTGAAGATACAtgaaagtacacacacagcaGAGAAGCCTTACCATTGTAGTTACTGTGAGAAAATGTTTGCTCAATCTTCAAGTTTGAGGGAACATGAAAGAACGCATActggagagaagccttatcagtgtagctaTTGTGGGAAAATGTTTTCTTCATGTGGACATTTGAGgacacatgaaagaacacatacaggagagaagccttatcagtgtagctaTTGTGGGAAAACATTTTCCCAAACTGGTTGCTTGCAGATACATGAAAGAAggcatacaggagagaagccttatcagtgtaactactgtaagaAAACTTTTGTCGGGTCTGGACAAAtgaggagacatgaaagaacacatacaggggagaaaccttatcagtgcAACTACTGTGACAAGAAGTTTGTTGGATCTGGAGAaacaaggagacatgaaagaactcacacaggagagaaaccttatcagtgtaGCTATTGTAAGAAATTGTTTGCTGAATCTGGACAAGTTAGGACACATGAAAGTACACACACAGGTGAGAAGCCAtttcagtgtaactactgtgacaaaaagtttgcccTAGTTGCTAGAGTAAAGAGCCatgaaaaaacacacacaggagagaagtcTTATCAATGTAGCTACTGTAAGAAATTGTTTGCTCAGTCTCAAGCTTTGAAGAggcatgaaagaacacacagcAGAGAAGCCTCATCAGTGTAG